The Nostoc sp. PCC 7524 nucleotide sequence AAAACAGCAGACCTGGAATATCATTTAGCATGATTGAGGATTGGGCATTAGTGATCAGGGATTAGGTCATGCTTATGGGAACTCCAAAACAGAAATTATCTAATCTCTGGAATCAAAACAAATTTCTCTCCCCCTGCTTCCTGCTCCCTGCTTCCTTGCTCTCAAAGCAATGGGATATTTTTTTAATTGGCAGTCCCGATTTGCCCGTACCCATTACCCCTAATTCCCAGTTCCTAGTCCCTAAATCTAAAACCATGCTTAATTACCCCACCCAAATGTGATTGAGTGGGGTATTTTATCATCTAGGGTGTGTGTCACAATTGTTAACAGTTCCGACCTGGACATTTGCTGGCAGCGATGACTGTACAGTAAAGTCCAAAGTTAGTCAAGAATCCTAAAAGTACGCCTCAGTGATGGAAGTAATCTATCAATACGCCTGGCTGATTCCGGTATTGCCACTTTTGGGGGCAATGCTAGTTGGTCTAGGCTTAATTTCGTTAAACCAGACGACAAACCGCCTGCGACAGCTAAACGCTGTGTTGATCATTTCCCTGATGGGCGCAGCAATGGGACTGTCGTTGGCCTTACTTTGGAGTCAACTCCAAGGACACGCAACCTATCTCCGCACCCTGGAATGGGCAGCAGCAGGCAATTTCCACCTGAGTATGGGCTATACCATCGACAATCTCACAGCTTTAATGCTGGTGATTGTGACTACAGTAGCATTCCTAGTCATGGTGTATACCGATGGCTACATGGCTCATGACCCAGGCTACGTGAGGTTTTACGCCTATCTCAGCTTGTTTGGCTCATCCATGTTGGGTCTAGTTGTTAGCCCCAACCTTGTGCAGATTTACATATTTTGGGAACTGGTCGGGATGTGTTCCTACTTGCTGGTCGGCTTTTGGTACGATCGCAAGGCAGCCGCAGATGCTTGTCAAAAGGCATTTGTGACCAACCGCGTTGGTGACTTCGGTTTACTCCTCGGCATTCTGGGGCTATTTTGGGCTACAGGCAGTTTCGAGTTCGATGTCATGGGCGATCGCCTAGCACAGCTAGTAGAATCAGGCTCGGTGAGCAATTTCTTGGCTGTTGTATTTGCGATTTTAGTTTTCCTCGGCCCAGTTGCCAAGTCTGCTCAATTTCCCCTGCACGTCTGGCTACCAGACGCGATGGAAGGCCCCACTCCCATTTCTGCCTTAATCCACGCGGCCACAATGGTAGCAGCAGGCGTGTTCCTAGTTGCCCGGATGTACCCCGTATTTGAACACGTCCCAGCTGCAATGAACGTGATTGCCTTTACGGGGGCATTTACGGCGTTTTTGGGTGCTACCATTGCGATTACCCAAAACGACATCAAAAAGGGCTTGGCTTACTCCACCATCTCCCAGCTAGGCTACATGGTCATGGCTATGGGAGTAGGTGCTTATAGTGCGGGTTTATTCCACCTGATGACCCACGCCTATTTCAAGGCGATGCTGTTTTTGGGTTCTGGTTCCGTAATTCACGGCATGGAAGCCGTTGTTGGTCATGACCCAGCCTTGGCCCAGGATATGCGCTTAATGGGTGGACTGCGGAAGTATATGCCCGTGACCGGACTGACCTTTTTGATTGGTTGTTTGGCAATTTCTGGGATTCCTCCCTTTGCTGGCTTCTGGTCAAAAGACGAAATTTTGGGTGCAGCCTATGCCGCTAACCCCCTGTTATGGTTTATTGGCTGGATGACTGCCGGAATCACAGCTTTTTATATGTTTAGAATGTATTTCTCGACATTTGAAGGCAAATTCCGGGGTAATGACGAGAAAATCAAAGACAAGCTCAAAAAAGCTGCCTCTACAATTGTTCTAGAATTAGGTGCAGAACAACCAGCACCAAATTTTGGCCCTGGGGCAATGAAAAAAGGAGAATTGGCAGCCACAGAGGATCATCATGGTTCCCACGGTCATCACAGCGATTCTCCCCATGAGTCTCCCTGGACGATGGCCTTACCATTGCTAGTGTTGGCTATCCCTTCAATGTTGATTGGTTTAGTAGGTACACCCTACAACAATTACTTTGAACGGTTCATTTTTTCTCCCACAGAAAGCCTCACGGAAATTCTAGAAAAAGCTGCCGAGTTTGATCCCCATGAGTTTTACATCATGGCGGGTGGTTCAGTCGGTGTTTCCTTAATTGGGATTACCTTGGCTTCTTTGATGTACTTGCAGCGTGTGATTGATCCAGCTGCGATCGCTGCTAAAATCAAACCACTCTATGAACTATCCCTGAACAAGTGGTACTTCGATGACATTTACCACCGTGTGTTTGTCCTGGGTTTACGTCGCCTAGCTAGACAAGTCATGGAAGTAGACTTCCGCGTTGTGGATGGTGCTGTTAACCTCACTGGCTTTTTCACTTTAGTTAGTGGTGAAGGTTTGAAATACCTGGAAAACGGACGTGTTCAATTTTATGCCCTGATTGTGTTTGGGGCAGTGTTGGGCTTAGTAATTTTCTTTGGTGTTACTTGATTTACATAGGGGTGGGCTGCTGTCTGCCCCTAAGTTTTTTCCGAGTCTTAATTTAGACTCCTTTTTTTGGTTGCTAGTTCAGTAAATTTAACTAAGTACCTAAACAGAATTAATTACACATATTGTTTTTCTGTAACCTGTTCCCTCTCTCCACGAATGAATTTAATTTTATGCAACTACTTATACAGAATTGATTCTAGTGTTCTAGAAGGCAAATGCTAGAATCAAAAGCGTGTGGAGTGAGCGACTTAAATGCCTACTGATGCTCAACTAAGAGGTTTATATCGTTTTACTTATTGGCTAACGTATATTCTGTTTCAGCCTATACATCTTGTCTGTATTGATGAGCGCACAAATAATCTGTATGTTTTGGCTGGAAATACTGAAAATCTAGAGTTCCAGATTACGCCAAATGGAGAGGTGTTCTGATGAGTCAAGTCAACTATGCTGCTATGTCAGATCAAGAGTTAAGACAACACTTTCTCAGACATCGTGAGGATAAGGCAGCTCTTCGAGCTTATTTAGATAGACTCGGCGATCGTCCACGCAACGTTATTACAACTGTAGATGATCCTGACTTTGATAGTAAGATTCATGCAGCTGTTTTACAACAAATGCAAGCAGCAGATGATCATGGTGAGGCGGAAGTTTAACAGTGAATGGTCAATCAATCATGCTCTTCGGGAGTATTTCTTCTGAAGGCTGGCTGGAAGATTTAGCTATTCGTTTTGTTTCCTTTAATGAAGTGGAATTGCCAATAGATAGCACGCGATAGGATAGTTTGGCGATTTGCTCAAGAGAATCAAATGATTTTGCTAACAGCTAACCGTAGTATGAAGGGTGAAGATTCCTTAGAGCAAGTTCTTCGAGAAGAATGTTTACCAACTTCATTGCCTGTAGTTACCATTGCAAATATTAATCGGATTGTTGAACGGGAATATCGAGAACAATGTATTGACCGCTTGATTGAGATTGCACTTTATCTTGAGAATTATCGGGGCGTAAGTCGTTTGTTCATCCCATAGATTTGAATTTGGCGATAGCGTTTAGCCAGAGTTTTGATACGACGCTTGAAGGGAGTTGTAAACCGAACTTCTGCCATAAATTCAGGGTTTTATATCGTCCCAAAGTTCTGATACTGGGAAAGTTTGTCCTGCTGCTGCTTGTCGCACAGATTCTTGTAGCTCGGCTAATATTTGTGCTTTTGGCTCTTGTTCATCAATCCAAGCTAAACCACTGACGTTATCAGAATTGACGGAACTCATGAGATGTTGCCACAGTTCTATAGGGACAAGTACATCTGTGGTTTCTCCATCTACGTTGGTGACATAACGAATCTGACTGGCAATTTTGGAATTAACCATAGGGTGTTGCTCCTGTCAAGCTTTTGCAACAAATTGCTGTTTTCGATAACCACCAAACAGTATGGTCTATTCTAGTAATGCCTGGGTTGCGCTACGCTATTGCATCCCTAGAATTTTAGTCTAAAGGCTTTTTGAGGAAAAATTTTTGACTTGAGGACACATCAGAAATTAAATTACCGCGATCGCGCATCATACCCCCCAGCCGATATTCAGTAACCCATCAAGTGAAAAGAGACTCGCAATCACAAAATAGGGATTGCCAATTTGATTAAATCAAACTAACAATAAATGCCAAATCGTCAAAAAGCTGTTAGTTAATAACTAGTGGCTTTTTGGCAACCATGATTTTGATAGCAGACGAATTGTAATGAATACAGCTAATTTTCCGTGGCTGACGACGATTATCTTATTACCGATCGCTGCGTCGCTACTGATCCCGATTATCCCAGATAAAGACGGTAAAACAGTGCGCTGGTACTCCCTGATTGTGGGGCTGATAGATTTTGCACTGATTGTTTACGCTTTTTATACCGGGTATGACTTCTCCAATCCCGATTTGCAGATGGTGGAGAGTTACCCTTGGGTTCCACAACTAGATTTGAATTGGTCAGTAGGGGCAGATGGCTTATCTATGCCCCTGATTATTTTGACTGGATTCATCACCACCTTAGCGACTTTAGCAGCTTGGCCTGTGACCCTCAAGCCCAGGTTATTTTACTTTTTACTATTGGCGATGTATGGGGGTCAGATTGCCGTGTTCGCCGTCCAGGATATGCTGCTATTTTTCCTGGTGTGGGAGTTGGAGTTAATTCCGGTTTACCTGCTATTGGCGATTTGGGGTGGTAAAAAGCGGCAATATGCAGCGACAAAGTTCATTTTGTACACCGCAGGCGGTTCGCTGTTTATTTTGGTGGCAGCGTTGACAATGGCCTTTTATGGCGATAATGTCACCTTTGATATGCGATCGCTCGCTCTCAAAGATTACGCCCTGAATTTCCAATTGTTACTGTATGGTGGCTTGCTGATTGCTTACGCCGTTAAGTTGCCTATCATTCCCCTACATACCTGGCTACCAGATGCCCACGGTGAAGCTACAGCCCCTGTACATATGTTGCTGGCTGGGATTTTGTTAAAAATGGGTGGTTATGCCCTGATTCGGATGAATGCCGGGATACTACCCGATGCCCATGCCTACTTTGCCCCAGTTCTGGTAATTCTGGGGGTAGTTAATATCATCTATGCTGCCTTAACATCCTTTGCCCAGCGCAACCTCAAACGCAAAATTGCTTACTCGTCTATTTCGCACATGGGGTTTGTCGTCATCGGGTTTGCCTCCTTTACCGATTTAGGCTTGAGCGGGGCAGTGTTACAAATGGTATCCCACGGCTTAATCGGGGCGAGTTTGTTCTTCCTTGTCGGTGCGACTTATGACCGGACACACACCCTCATGTTGGATGAAATGGGTGGTGTTGGTAAGCGGATGCAGAAGATTTTCGCCATGTTTACCGCTTGTTCAATGGCTTCCTTAGCACTGCCAGGAATGAGTGGTTTCGTAGCGGAGTTAATGGTATTTGTTGGCTTTGCTACCAGCGATGCTTATAGCCCTACATTCAAAGTGATTGTGGTATTTTTAATGGCAGTGGGTGTGATTTTAACACCTATTTATCTGCTGTCGATGTTGCGGGAAATTTTCTACGGACAAGAAAACGAAGAATTAGTTTCTCACCAGGCGTTGATTGACGCTGAACCCCGTGAAGTCTTCATCGTTGCTTGTTTGTTAGTACCAATTATTGGAATTGGTTTCTATCCCAAGTTACTCACTCAAATGTACGACTCTACAACTGTACAAATGACAGCTAGGTTGAGAGATTCTGTACCCACCTTGGCACAGGAAAAACCAGAAGCAGCAAAAGTGTCCTTCAATGCACCAGCAATTGGTAATTAATTGGAAATTGATAGCTGCAAGAGAAGATTGTCTGAGAGTAGGTTTGATACCTGCTCTTTTTTTGGGCATTGGGTGAAAGTTTTTCTTCCCTACTCCCAATCCCCAATCCCCTTACTTAAAAGACCATAGCGAGTTATAGTTTAGATGCCATTGGTAATAGTTACCAAAATTTCGATGTTCATCGAAGCGATCGCTAGTTACCAAAATGCACACATTAGATCAATACTATCGTGGCAAATTTCTCTATCTAGAACTAGAACCAGAGAAAACCTCTCATGTTAAACTACAACTTGTTACACTGTTTACCATCTTCAGAAGAACTACCGAACTCTGAGGATACACCTGTGGATAATGAAATACAAGATTTAATTCCTAGTTTACTGAAAGCTACTTTGGCTTTAGTTTGGTCAGACCGATGGGATTGGTACTTTGGTGTAGACATGGGTATTTATTATGACCCAAAAAAACCCGCGATCGTCCCTGATGGTTTTCTCAGTGTCGGAGTCAAACGTTTTATAGATGGCGATTTGCGTCTTAGTTATGTCCTCTGGGAAGAAGAAAACCCGCCAATCTTAGCAATAGAAGTAGCATCTCCTAAACATTTAGGAGAATACAGTACCAAAAAAGATATCTATGCTGAAATGGGAGTATTGTACTACGTTGTGTACAATACTTTCCGTCGCAAAAAGCCGCCTTTGGAAGTTTATCGCCTAGAAGATGGGGAATATTTCCTCATGACAGGAAATCCAATTTGGTTGCCAGAAATTGGTTTAGGAATTGGTAGAGAACGAGGACTTTATCAAGGGATAGCCAGGGAATGGCTGTACTGGTATGACGAACAAAAACGCAGATTACTGACACCAGAAGAACGGATTATGGAAGCGGAAGAACGAGCCAGTATTGAAGCACAGGGTCGTTTAGATGCAGAGGAAAGGGTACAAAAGTTGGAAGAAAGGTTAAAGGCGTTAGGTTATGAGCCAGAAACTATAGTGTGACATAACCTTTGGATGCGATCGCGTAATTATTGATGTTTGACCTCGCTTTCTGTCTGGGAGTGAGGTTTTTTTTAACGCAAAGCAGCGCGGAGGTTAACGCAGAGGGTGATTTTTGAATGTTAGTTAGTTTGGTGGTTGGGGAATTATATCTATATTAGGATATTCGGCAATTGATGATGTAATTTATCAAGGTTGGGTGTCTGCTTAGTCTATTTAGGCAAAGTTTTATGGATGTTCAATTAGGGTTCGGTTCTATCCCCAAACCTCAATATGTTTTTGTCAGCAAAGAAAATGATTATTGCTGGTATATGCTGTCGGATGATACTAAACAAATTCCTATTTATGATCGAGCTTTGACAGGGTTAATTACAGGTATTGAAGTAAATAAAAAAGTTGAGACATCACACGGGGAAGCAGAGAAAACAGATTTACATATTTTGGCAGATAAACCTTATGTGGTTCGCTCAGGTAGTGAATCTTATTTTTCTAAAAGTTTATTGCTTTCTCTTGATGCTTTAACATACGAACAGTTATCTCAGCCTCTGACAATTGCTGTTAGCCCTGGTGATAAAACTATAGTATTTTGTACAATCTATAATCCTGTAACTTATCGTGCTGTTGGTGTTAGTTGGGATGGACATAAAGAAATAGATTGGCAAGCTTTAGGGCTAAAAGTTAGTTGTAAAATTAACAATATTCAAAATTCTCATCAAGAGCTGACATTATCTGAAAACCGTGCAGGGTTCATAGCTCAAACGGATACGTATTTATCACAATTAAATTGGACATCACAACAGGGAAGAGAGTATTTACAGCAAAAATATGGCAAGCGATCGCGCTATCATCTTTCTGAAACAGAAATGCTCGATTTTATCGATTATCTCAAGCTACAACTAACCCATAGTTAACTTGCATTAGTTATAGCTAATACAAGCTAAAATATCTTCTTGCGTTAAATAAGGAAAATCATCAAGTATTTCCTCGTATGTCATCCCAGAAGCAAGATAAGATAACACATCATACACAGTTATTCGCATTCCCCGAATACAAGGTTTACCGCCTCTTTTTCCTGGTTCAATGGTAATAATGTTGTGGTAATTTACAGCCATAATCACAAGCTAGCATTAAAAATTTGTTGTGCAGTTAAATTCAAATCAG carries:
- a CDS encoding NAD(P)H-quinone oxidoreductase subunit 5; translated protein: MEVIYQYAWLIPVLPLLGAMLVGLGLISLNQTTNRLRQLNAVLIISLMGAAMGLSLALLWSQLQGHATYLRTLEWAAAGNFHLSMGYTIDNLTALMLVIVTTVAFLVMVYTDGYMAHDPGYVRFYAYLSLFGSSMLGLVVSPNLVQIYIFWELVGMCSYLLVGFWYDRKAAADACQKAFVTNRVGDFGLLLGILGLFWATGSFEFDVMGDRLAQLVESGSVSNFLAVVFAILVFLGPVAKSAQFPLHVWLPDAMEGPTPISALIHAATMVAAGVFLVARMYPVFEHVPAAMNVIAFTGAFTAFLGATIAITQNDIKKGLAYSTISQLGYMVMAMGVGAYSAGLFHLMTHAYFKAMLFLGSGSVIHGMEAVVGHDPALAQDMRLMGGLRKYMPVTGLTFLIGCLAISGIPPFAGFWSKDEILGAAYAANPLLWFIGWMTAGITAFYMFRMYFSTFEGKFRGNDEKIKDKLKKAASTIVLELGAEQPAPNFGPGAMKKGELAATEDHHGSHGHHSDSPHESPWTMALPLLVLAIPSMLIGLVGTPYNNYFERFIFSPTESLTEILEKAAEFDPHEFYIMAGGSVGVSLIGITLASLMYLQRVIDPAAIAAKIKPLYELSLNKWYFDDIYHRVFVLGLRRLARQVMEVDFRVVDGAVNLTGFFTLVSGEGLKYLENGRVQFYALIVFGAVLGLVIFFGVT
- a CDS encoding DUF6888 family protein — encoded protein: MPTDAQLRGLYRFTYWLTYILFQPIHLVCIDERTNNLYVLAGNTENLEFQITPNGEVF
- a CDS encoding DUF6887 family protein yields the protein MSQVNYAAMSDQELRQHFLRHREDKAALRAYLDRLGDRPRNVITTVDDPDFDSKIHAAVLQQMQAADDHGEAEV
- the ndhD1 gene encoding photosynthetic/respiratory NAD(P)H-quinone oxidoreductase subunit D1, with product MNTANFPWLTTIILLPIAASLLIPIIPDKDGKTVRWYSLIVGLIDFALIVYAFYTGYDFSNPDLQMVESYPWVPQLDLNWSVGADGLSMPLIILTGFITTLATLAAWPVTLKPRLFYFLLLAMYGGQIAVFAVQDMLLFFLVWELELIPVYLLLAIWGGKKRQYAATKFILYTAGGSLFILVAALTMAFYGDNVTFDMRSLALKDYALNFQLLLYGGLLIAYAVKLPIIPLHTWLPDAHGEATAPVHMLLAGILLKMGGYALIRMNAGILPDAHAYFAPVLVILGVVNIIYAALTSFAQRNLKRKIAYSSISHMGFVVIGFASFTDLGLSGAVLQMVSHGLIGASLFFLVGATYDRTHTLMLDEMGGVGKRMQKIFAMFTACSMASLALPGMSGFVAELMVFVGFATSDAYSPTFKVIVVFLMAVGVILTPIYLLSMLREIFYGQENEELVSHQALIDAEPREVFIVACLLVPIIGIGFYPKLLTQMYDSTTVQMTARLRDSVPTLAQEKPEAAKVSFNAPAIGN
- a CDS encoding Uma2 family endonuclease, whose product is MLNYNLLHCLPSSEELPNSEDTPVDNEIQDLIPSLLKATLALVWSDRWDWYFGVDMGIYYDPKKPAIVPDGFLSVGVKRFIDGDLRLSYVLWEEENPPILAIEVASPKHLGEYSTKKDIYAEMGVLYYVVYNTFRRKKPPLEVYRLEDGEYFLMTGNPIWLPEIGLGIGRERGLYQGIAREWLYWYDEQKRRLLTPEERIMEAEERASIEAQGRLDAEERVQKLEERLKALGYEPETIV
- a CDS encoding DUF433 domain-containing protein; this translates as MAVNYHNIITIEPGKRGGKPCIRGMRITVYDVLSYLASGMTYEEILDDFPYLTQEDILACISYN